Genomic segment of Mus pahari unplaced genomic scaffold, PAHARI_EIJ_v1.1 scaffold_9348_1, whole genome shotgun sequence:
ATATGTGCCCTGTGAAAATATAGGGAAAGGGAAAGATATAAGATTGAGTATGGACATGGGGTTTTATCATAGCTCAGTACAGGATAGTGTGAAAAATTGGGAACACTCAGTATCTGACCTGGCTACCTTGGGGAGTCTTCAGAGCAAGGAAGGAAACTATTTCTTATAAACTGGCCCACAAGGTCACTGAAAATGGTTCTGATGTGATTATTGTGAGATATTTAGAAGCAGAGTAACTGAGAAATGCAACTTAACCTCTCCTTGATAGGAAATATGCACATGAGTCAGTATAAGATTGATTATTCTAATTGACTGGCTCTGAGGTATTACTAGGGACATGTCATTTTCGGCTGATATGTCAGTGAATATATGGGActgaaagataataaaataattggcAGTTATATTTGGAAGAGCAGGACATATAAGATGCAGTTTTTGCTGTCTAGTTTATATGAGTAGCATAGGGCCGTGTTCACACTGTTAAAAGAGAATTCAATTAGACCTCAGCACTGGGACTAGTCTTTAGATTCCCTGTTGATCCACAATAGGATCAGGTAAAAATGCTGTTGAATTTGAAAATTAGAGTtcaataaacttaaaataaaaataattcttttaaaaattctatttgcCATTATACACTTAACTCTTCACAGATTAAAGCTAAGAGAGAATATTGAATTTCAATGTAAATGACCACACTGTACTTCTGTGTACAGAATACTATAACTATGAATACAAGCATACATTTATAGCTTGGCCAGAATGACCAAACCACCATGAGGACAGAAGTGGTCTCAATCTGTGGTAGCCACTGGTCactgttattctttttttcattaacacGGTTATTTGCTTCACTACAGTGAAAGAAGATGGATACAGAAATCCTCAATTCTGAACCATGTGGTACCCTTCCTTTTCAGTCATTGTCACTTAAGGAGTCTCAAATGCCACAGCAGCTCTTATCATGAAGCATATTGTCAATAATTGTGACTAATTTCTGCCAACCTCACAAGAAATAGTGGTATAGGTTCAATGGAATCATTTGTTTGTGAATGGCATGGCCTCCCAATAAACACAACTCCAGGTAGGTAAAGCTTTAGAAAGTGTAAAAGTAACCTTTATTCATCTGacgtaattgtcatctcagaggcttactgctgaataaactaaccctttctagttctttctgaattctggttGGTGAATTCAACTCAGAAATTCTGGCTTAACTTCTCTCCAgtctgactgattcaatctgacttcttTTAGCTCCTCATGCAATAAGGAtccttggcctcaaactaactctagatATTTGTTCTAATATTCTGGCTCCTGATTTGCTGGATTCAACTGCCTTTGCTGACCTGCACTGTACTGCAACAACTCACTATAAACTCAAATCCACTGCAAAGCACTCACTGCACTGATATCCAACTGactcactctttcttcctgcacTGCTATTAAATAGTTTCTCTTTCCTatgctgttctcctgagagttgtaCATATCCCATCTCTGAGTCTTTCTGTCtaatatttctctgattcatcactttgtacCTCAGTTAAACATAATTTCAAACATTAAGAGTGCCACCTGAGTCCACACTCGAACTGGGTCCATCCTGAAAAGCTGGctggggctgtaaggggaaaagagggcaagaaagaaaatgtggctaagacaaaagtattctgatcaaagcccacaagtttaataaagttcagagtttatataGCAGGGGAAGGCCATCCCCTACCACCCATGCTTGGAACATGTTGTTCAGGTGAGATCCTGTAGGCAGATGTCAGGTTGGTGTCTCTGGAATATGGCAAGAGCCTCTCAGTAGGGAGTGGACatgctttgaagagcagtggcaagtgtAAACAGTAGAGCCGGCTTGGCAGGTCAGAATGGACCACCCCAGTTGGTCCTGTGCTAGTGGCAGtagaggtctgcaaaagcctgcttcgaggctgaagggaggcaaaaaacatggctgctttcttctacaatcTAAATTTAACTGCATTGTTGGAATGAAGTGTGTGTATTAAGGGTTTTTCTATATTCTAGCTAAGTGGACTAATTGTGTGTCCTTCCAGCCAGATGACACAGAGCTAGAAGTTCTTTGGATGTTACAAATGAAGCTCAGAATCTTTTTCCTATATGCAATAAAACATGGTGTGATCTTAAGTACAGCTAGATCCTTATAGACTTCCTTTACCCTGTGCAACCATCAATGCTCACATTGGTCATGGTGGCTGAATGGTCTATGCAACTTGGTAACATTGGTTGATTCCTATCTTTCTGTCCAGTCACAGCTGCCCATTGCCCGAATAGGTGAGATGGCATGGACACCCTTGAGGCCATAACTGGTATGCAAAATTCTATTTTGTACTTATCAGTTCATAGATCATGAACTGCTAATCGATATAGGTGGGTGGTCTGCAGACGAATGCTCCAAAGATTGATAGTGGATGATGTAAAAAAGTAAACCTACTGTGTGTTTATCCTTAAAATGGGTCTTTTCAAGTTTCTTGGACTCtcgacacacacactctctcctaAACACACACTTCTAATTTCAAAACTAtgaatatattctattttcttctgcAGCCATTTTCCAGGGTATAGTAGAGTTCCAGTAAATGGAAGGGAGACTGCTTGTATGTGGTAGGTTCTACAGACTCTGCTGTTCTCCCCATCTGTTCATACTTCTTCATAAATCAGAATTTACAGCATGACCAGCCCCAGTTCTTGTTTGTTCAGCTGATTGGGACTGCATGGAATATGAGTCTTGTGTAAATCAATGCTCTTTCTGGGAATGCTAGATTCAAAATAATGTTAACTCAAAGCATCAAATGTCTGCTTTTGCAAGGGATCTTACTCAATTTAAGAATGACTTTCTGACACCTTCTCTCACAAGAATAGAAATGGTGTCCTGGACATTTTCTCCCTTTGCACTGCACTGGTGGAACATTTTGATGTCAGTGGCCTAGAATAGGATTAGATaattttctgtgaaatatttCGTTGATCATTGAAACAAGGGAAGATCTATTCTATGTTAAAacaaaggcaggtggagctgagaAAATGCAAAGGAAACTTTGTTCAGTTAAGGAAACTATAcatatattctgaatatattaCAAATTTATCATTACTTATCCTTCGATTTCAGATAAGCTAAACACAAAGTATTAGCTTATTAAAGAGAGCAGGTAAGACTGCAATGAGTATATAGGCAACACAAATTAGACATACAATTATTCtactgtttatttttacataatatttataaatgttttactTCTATAAAAAGCAGATAGGTTTCTATTCTGGGAAGAATAGAAAGTGAGTATGATTAGGGAAAATTATATAGCACTctcaaataatgaaaagaaattttattgaaaaaaattgtttttttttttaagttttgtggtTGTTATTGAAGTTTATTTCTTTACATCATGACAAGCACATAACAGTATATTCTGGTCATCTTaaattatgtttgtttatattgcCTGTCACTATTCCTTATTTCTGACAGGTCAACATCACATCACCCTGAGTGCTGCATCTTCTAGGGATCTTGATCATTCTCCTCCCATCAATATGTACATTCTATAGTATTGAGAAATCTACAGTAACAGCATGAGAAATGATCACATCTGTCACAATTTTTGAGATGAGTTCTGCTTTTTATGTGGTCTATGCTGATCTTGTGCTCTCGAGGTTTATGGAATTTCTCTTTCATCCTCTCAGTTCCTCCGCAGATTAAAGGTGTCCCACTGCATAACATGCTATATGCTGTTGACATTATTCTTTTGGTCATACAATTTCTGTGGCCATCCTGGAAAGGAAATTGTATTGAATGACATAATGGACCTCTGGAATATGGCAATAAGAATCATTTTCTTATTACAAACTACAACTGGAATTTTTGGAAATTCCTCTCTTATACTCTACTATCTTATCTGTTACTacaaaaaatacacattaaagcCTACAGATTTCATTCTGTTTCACATAATGACTGCTAATGCCTTGATCATTCTTTCTTTAGGAGTTCCCCAAACATTGTCAGTGTGGGGATTGAAGGAGTTCCTGAATAATTTTGGATGTGATCTCCTATTGTACATTCAAGGATTTGGTAGAAGAGTGTCCATTTGCATGACCTGTCTTCTTAGTATCTTCCAAACAATAACTATTAATCCCAGAAAACTCTGTTGGAAATATCACAAAGTCGTAGCTTCAAAAGTCATTGGTTGCTCCATTTCCCTCTTCTGGGTCTTGCACATGTTGATTAACTTTATCTTCTTTGTATACACATCTATCAAAAGGAATCGAAAAAATGTCACAAGAATACGAGATTTGGGATACTGTTTCCTTATAGGGAGTGATGATATCAGTGACTTTCTATATACAGCGTTGGTGGTGTGCCCTGAAGTTATCTTCTCTGTGTTCATTGCCTGGTCCAGTGGTTCTATGATTGTTATTCTGTACAGACACAAACAGAGGGTTCAATACATCCACAGCTCTCATCGTTCCTGCAGATGCTCCACTgaatccagggctacacagaacatCCTTGCGCTATTATCTACATTTCTGACTTGCTATACTCTCTCCTCCATCTTAAGAGGCTGCATTGCTTTTTTGCACAATCACAATTGGTGGCTGATGAATATCAatcatttcatttctctgtgttttccctCTTTTGCTCCATTTGTTCTCATCAGTCATTACTCTATGGTGTCCAGATTCAGTTTGTactggttaagaaaaaaaaaataactatccCTAATATAAATGTAAgtgtgtaaatataaatatatatcacta
This window contains:
- the LOC110315334 gene encoding vomeronasal type-1 receptor 4-like — its product is MDLWNMAIRIIFLLQTTTGIFGNSSLILYYLICYYKKYTLKPTDFILFHIMTANALIILSLGVPQTLSVWGLKEFLNNFGCDLLLYIQGFGRRVSICMTCLLSIFQTITINPRKLCWKYHKVVASKVIGCSISLFWVLHMLINFIFFVYTSIKRNRKNVTRIRDLGYCFLIGSDDISDFLYTALVVCPEVIFSVFIAWSSGSMIVILYRHKQRVQYIHSSHRSCRCSTESRATQNILALLSTFLTCYTLSSILRGCIAFLHNHNWWLMNINHFISLCFPSFAPFVLISHYSMVSRFSLYWLRKKNITPENQVLNLNSHLRKTIEEQSGGLGQVNLFAMTISTKLAQDKPRKKIPADQR